The Emys orbicularis isolate rEmyOrb1 chromosome 21, rEmyOrb1.hap1, whole genome shotgun sequence genome has a segment encoding these proteins:
- the LOC135893267 gene encoding cdc42 effector protein 2-like — translation MPAKTPIYLKTSTPKRGRKLRLRDVLSSDMISPPLGDFRHSAHIGPEGEGDMFGELSFLQGKYDLLPSLGRRLASQSAQAVGHEPAWGPAASGYRSLLKSAISLPVFSGAPSPEQAPPKPPRLHLEELPSSQRSMSVSCGEGCFHSGQGLAFSSISHYDQLPSSVSFSAASSEGSFPGPWGLGYGARAGTDTQEPPYSPGASVPRSESLLGLDLDLGPSILDDVLRIMEEYKLPSAKAL, via the coding sequence ATGCCAGCCAAGACCCCCATCTACCTGAAGACCTCGACGCCGAAGCGGGGCCGGAAGCTGCGGCTGCGGGACGTGCTGTCGAGCGACATGATCAGCCCGCCGCTGGGGGACTTCCGGCACAGCGCCCACATCGGGCCGGAGGGCGAGGGCGACATGTTCGGGGAACTCTCCTTCCTGCAGGGCAAGTACGACCTGCTGCCCAGCCTGGGCCGCCGCCTGGCCTCGCAGAGCGCCCAGGCCGTGGGCCATGAGCCGGCCTGGGGCCCCGCCGCCAGCGGCTACCGCAGCCTGCTCAAGAGCGCCATCTCCCTGCCCGTCTTCAGCGGGGCGCCCAGCCCGGAGCAGGCGCCCCCCAAGCCGCCccggctgcacctggaggagctgCCCAGCAGCCAGCGCTCCATGTCCGTGAGCTGCGGCGAGGGCTGTTTCCACAGCGGCCAGGGCCTGGCCTTCTCCTCCATCTCCCACTACGACCAGCTGCCCTCCTCCGTCTCCTTCTCCGCCGCCTCCTCTGAGGGCTCCTTCCCGGGCCCCTGGGGGCTGGGCTACGGCGCCCGGGCCGGCACGGACACCCAGGAGCCCCCGTACTCTCCCGGGGCCTCTGTCCCGCGCTCCGAGTCCCTGCTGGGGCTGGACCTGGACCTGGGCCCCTCCATCCTGGACGACGTGTTGCGGATCATGGAGGAGTACAAGCTGCCCAGCGCCAAGGCCCTGTAG